A genomic window from Winogradskyella sp. J14-2 includes:
- a CDS encoding DUF3810 domain-containing protein yields the protein MPKNKKLIIALFLIVQIFAIQILKLFPEFVEQFYSNVVYVFTSKLMRYAFGWLPFSVGDVFYTLAGIYIIRWIIINRKRIYKDTKNWLLDILATLSLAYFAFHVLWAFNYYRLPLYKSLDLEAEYTTEQLVNFTKRLIEKSNNLHNQLALNDSTKVDMPFTKSEVFDMVKDSYKTLSETYPHLDYNPVSIKKSIYSVPLTYMGFSGYLNPFTNEAQVDDLIPTYKFPTTSCHEVAHQLGYAAENEANFIGCLAAIYNKDLHFKYSGYTFGLRYCLVEIFKRDKDLYYEILATVNKGILMNYQEVKDFWKSYENPIEPVFEKTFDNFLKANNQADGMKSYSYVVALLVNYFENQSL from the coding sequence ATGCCGAAAAACAAAAAACTCATCATTGCACTTTTCTTGATTGTCCAGATTTTTGCTATTCAAATCTTAAAGTTATTCCCTGAATTTGTAGAGCAATTTTACAGTAATGTTGTTTATGTTTTTACCTCTAAATTAATGCGCTATGCCTTTGGTTGGTTACCATTTTCAGTAGGTGATGTGTTTTATACTTTAGCTGGTATTTATATTATTCGCTGGATTATCATTAACCGAAAACGCATTTATAAGGACACTAAAAATTGGTTATTAGACATTTTAGCAACCTTGTCCTTAGCTTATTTTGCGTTTCACGTGTTGTGGGCATTTAACTATTACAGGCTTCCACTATACAAATCGTTAGATCTTGAAGCAGAATACACCACAGAACAGCTGGTTAATTTCACAAAGCGATTGATTGAAAAATCGAATAATCTACACAATCAACTAGCCCTTAACGATTCAACAAAAGTAGACATGCCTTTTACCAAATCTGAGGTTTTTGATATGGTAAAAGACAGTTACAAAACATTGTCTGAAACCTATCCGCATTTAGATTATAATCCTGTAAGTATTAAAAAGTCCATTTACAGCGTGCCTCTAACTTACATGGGATTTTCAGGCTATTTGAATCCTTTTACTAATGAAGCACAGGTAGATGACTTAATTCCAACCTACAAATTCCCAACCACATCATGCCACGAAGTTGCGCATCAATTGGGCTATGCAGCTGAAAATGAAGCTAATTTTATTGGTTGCTTAGCCGCTATTTATAATAAAGATCTTCATTTTAAATATTCTGGTTATACTTTTGGATTACGCTATTGTTTGGTAGAAATCTTTAAACGCGATAAAGATTTGTACTATGAAATTCTAGCCACCGTGAATAAAGGTATTTTAATGAATTACCAAGAAGTCAAGGATTTTTGGAAGTCTTACGAAAACCCAATTGAACCCGTTTTTGAAAAAACCTTTGATAATTTCCTAAAAGCAAACAACCAAGCTGACGGTATGAAAAGCTATAGTTATGTTGTGGCTTTACTGGTTAACTACTTCGAAAACCAGTCACTATAA
- a CDS encoding amidohydrolase family protein produces MTKVFLRLLILMFSFSLFAQDYFPSNTGVKSKNTNYTALTNATIYVSPTEVLNNATLLIKDGKVVNVGTSVNIPKNTTTIDVSGKTIYPSFIDLYTTFGVKTPERSGNGPRYGASRSGFYWNDHVMPEQDVMASFNYDSKSASELHQLGFGVVNTHMPDGIVRGTGALIALNNDADNSLRVVDGETTQHFSFRKSVKSRQSYPSSIMGSMALLRQMYNDAKWYAGGNVDTKDLSLEALNKNTSLLQIFEAGSRANLLRADKVGDESNVQYTIVGGGDEYERINEVKQTNATIILPIDFRLAYDVENAHLASTLSLSDMRAWNQEPHNPRLLAENGINFALTTHGLKSKKSFKSNLLKAIESGLSKQKALEALTTVPASLLGKSDVLGTLKAGSYANFLITSGDIFEKNTKLFENWVQGEAHVIEDMNTRDIDGDYTFKLAGEDYKLSISGSTSKPSAKLESGDHQLGSKLNYANDWVNLTFKTADSTKSEFIRVVANAANNNSLNGKAILPNGNELSFFASKASSNEQDDSKKNVKKDSEAANESMSPITYPNLAFGFTEQPKSETLLFKNATVWTNENDGILENTDLLIKNGKISKIGKNLSDKNATVIDATGKHITAGIIDEHSHIAAASINEGGQNSSAEVTIEDVIDEEDINIYRNLAGGVTSIQILHGSANPIGGRSAIIKLKWGESADNLIYDNSPKFIKFALGENVKQSRSSRNERFPQSRMGVEQVFVDYFTRAKAYDDAKKSGKPYRKDYEMEVLAEILNKERFISCHSYVQSEINMLMKVAEQFDFNVNTFTHILEGYKVADKMKDHGVGGSTFSDWWAYKYEVNDAIPYNASIMHNAGVVTAINSDDAEMARRLNQEAAKSVKYGNVSEEDALKFVTLNPAKLLHLDDRVGSLKVGKDADVVLWSDHPLSVYAKPEKTIIEGVTYFDLERDKQMRKAIKKEKSELINSMLQEKNKGLKTQPIQKKEKELLHCDSMDGEHTTHHH; encoded by the coding sequence ATGACAAAAGTTTTTTTACGGCTGCTCATCCTTATGTTCAGTTTTTCGCTATTTGCGCAAGATTACTTTCCAAGTAATACTGGTGTAAAATCTAAAAATACTAATTACACTGCGCTTACCAATGCTACAATTTACGTTTCTCCAACAGAGGTTTTAAACAATGCTACTTTATTAATTAAAGACGGTAAAGTTGTAAACGTAGGTACTTCAGTAAACATTCCGAAAAACACCACAACTATTGATGTTTCAGGAAAAACCATTTACCCATCATTTATAGATCTTTACACGACGTTTGGTGTAAAAACCCCAGAACGTAGTGGCAATGGCCCAAGATATGGTGCTAGCAGAAGTGGCTTTTATTGGAATGACCACGTGATGCCAGAACAAGATGTAATGGCAAGTTTTAACTACGATTCTAAATCAGCATCAGAACTGCACCAACTTGGTTTTGGTGTAGTTAATACGCACATGCCAGATGGTATAGTTAGAGGAACTGGTGCGCTTATTGCCTTAAATAATGATGCGGATAATTCTCTGCGCGTTGTCGATGGCGAAACCACACAGCATTTTTCGTTTCGTAAAAGTGTAAAATCACGTCAATCTTACCCTTCATCCATTATGGGAAGCATGGCGTTATTGAGACAAATGTACAACGATGCCAAATGGTATGCAGGTGGCAATGTAGACACTAAAGATTTATCATTAGAAGCCTTAAATAAAAACACATCGCTTTTACAAATTTTTGAAGCTGGTAGTAGAGCTAATCTATTAAGAGCTGATAAAGTTGGTGATGAATCTAACGTGCAATATACCATCGTTGGTGGTGGTGATGAATACGAACGCATTAACGAAGTAAAGCAAACTAATGCTACAATTATTCTACCGATTGACTTTAGATTGGCTTACGATGTTGAAAATGCACACTTAGCTTCAACATTATCATTGAGCGATATGCGTGCTTGGAATCAAGAGCCACATAACCCAAGATTATTAGCTGAAAATGGAATCAATTTCGCCTTAACAACACATGGTTTAAAGTCTAAAAAATCCTTTAAATCTAATTTACTAAAAGCCATAGAAAGCGGACTTTCCAAACAAAAAGCACTTGAAGCGTTAACTACAGTTCCTGCTTCGTTATTAGGAAAATCCGATGTTTTAGGTACTTTAAAAGCTGGTAGCTATGCCAACTTTTTAATTACTTCTGGAGATATTTTTGAAAAGAACACAAAACTCTTTGAAAACTGGGTGCAAGGTGAAGCGCATGTTATTGAAGACATGAACACCAGAGATATTGACGGTGATTACACATTTAAATTAGCAGGCGAAGATTACAAACTATCCATTTCTGGGAGTACATCAAAACCTAGTGCAAAACTTGAAAGTGGAGACCATCAATTAGGTTCTAAATTAAACTACGCAAATGATTGGGTCAACCTCACCTTTAAAACTGCAGATAGTACTAAGAGTGAATTCATTAGAGTTGTAGCCAATGCCGCAAATAACAACAGTCTTAATGGTAAAGCCATTTTACCTAATGGTAACGAATTGTCATTCTTTGCCAGTAAAGCAAGTTCAAACGAGCAAGACGACTCTAAGAAAAATGTTAAGAAAGACTCAGAAGCCGCAAACGAAAGTATGAGTCCTATCACCTATCCTAATCTGGCATTCGGATTTACAGAACAACCAAAATCTGAAACCTTATTATTCAAAAATGCTACGGTTTGGACCAACGAAAATGATGGTATTTTAGAAAATACCGATTTGCTAATTAAAAACGGTAAGATTTCAAAAATCGGTAAAAACCTTTCAGACAAAAATGCTACCGTAATTGATGCTACAGGAAAACACATCACTGCTGGAATCATTGACGAGCATTCACACATTGCAGCTGCTTCTATTAACGAAGGAGGACAAAACTCTTCTGCCGAAGTTACCATTGAAGATGTTATAGACGAGGAAGACATTAATATATATCGAAACCTTGCTGGTGGAGTGACATCGATTCAGATTTTACATGGTTCTGCAAATCCTATTGGTGGTCGCTCTGCGATTATTAAATTAAAATGGGGAGAATCTGCAGATAACCTCATTTACGATAATTCGCCAAAGTTTATAAAATTCGCTTTAGGTGAAAACGTAAAACAATCGAGATCTAGTAGAAATGAGCGTTTCCCACAATCGCGTATGGGAGTTGAGCAGGTTTTTGTAGATTATTTTACAAGAGCAAAAGCTTATGACGATGCCAAAAAAAGCGGCAAACCATATCGTAAGGATTATGAGATGGAAGTTTTAGCTGAAATTTTAAATAAAGAACGCTTCATTTCTTGCCACTCTTATGTGCAAAGTGAAATAAATATGTTAATGAAAGTTGCAGAGCAATTCGACTTCAACGTTAACACCTTTACACATATACTTGAAGGTTATAAAGTTGCTGATAAAATGAAAGATCATGGTGTTGGTGGCTCAACCTTTAGTGATTGGTGGGCTTATAAATACGAAGTTAATGATGCCATACCTTACAACGCATCCATAATGCACAATGCAGGTGTGGTTACTGCGATTAATAGTGATGATGCAGAGATGGCACGTCGATTGAATCAAGAAGCTGCAAAGTCTGTAAAATATGGTAATGTTAGCGAAGAAGATGCATTAAAATTTGTGACTTTAAATCCGGCGAAACTGCTGCATTTAGATGACAGAGTTGGTAGCCTAAAAGTTGGTAAAGATGCTGATGTTGTTTTATGGTCAGACCATCCACTTTCAGTGTATGCAAAACCTGAAAAAACAATCATTGAAGGTGTAACTTACTTTGATTTAGAACGCGACAAACAAATGCGAAAAGCCATTAAAAAAGAAAAAAGCGAGCTTATTAATAGCATGCTTCAAGAGAAAAATAAAGGGTTGAAAACACAGCCTATCCAGAAGAAAGAAAAAGAATTATTGCATTGCGATTCTATGGATGGAGAGCATACTACACATCACCATTAA
- a CDS encoding DUF6503 family protein, translating to MKKTICLLLITVLFSACKNEKQTESTVVNEVSKEDITTSIYPESITKVFNAHGGIDTWNTMKSLSFTMEKPNGKEVTTLNLKTRAEVIETPDYKMGYDGTTQWVLEKNNKQYKGNAKFYKGLMFYFYAMPFVLGDDGIMYEAIESLTFDGKSYSGILISYESGVGESPDDQYKIYYDEATGEMAWLGYTVTFGKDEKSKDFHFIRYNNWQIINGLKLPKSVDWYKYENNLPTEKRNTVEFTDVSLSKRAPEATIFKMPEGANIVQ from the coding sequence ATGAAAAAAACAATTTGCCTTTTACTTATTACCGTATTATTTTCAGCTTGTAAAAACGAAAAACAGACAGAATCTACAGTTGTCAATGAAGTGTCAAAAGAAGACATTACCACTAGTATTTATCCAGAGTCAATTACCAAAGTGTTTAATGCACATGGTGGAATAGATACTTGGAATACCATGAAGTCGCTTTCCTTCACCATGGAAAAACCAAACGGAAAAGAAGTGACCACCTTAAATCTAAAAACCAGAGCTGAAGTTATTGAAACACCAGATTATAAAATGGGTTATGATGGTACAACGCAATGGGTTTTAGAAAAGAATAATAAACAGTACAAGGGCAATGCAAAGTTTTACAAAGGTTTAATGTTTTATTTTTACGCCATGCCTTTTGTTTTAGGTGATGATGGCATTATGTATGAAGCTATTGAATCACTTACTTTTGATGGAAAATCCTATTCAGGAATTCTAATTTCTTACGAATCTGGAGTTGGTGAGTCTCCAGACGATCAATATAAAATATACTATGATGAAGCCACAGGAGAAATGGCATGGTTAGGATATACAGTAACTTTTGGTAAGGATGAAAAAAGTAAAGATTTTCATTTTATTCGTTATAACAATTGGCAAATCATTAATGGTTTAAAATTACCTAAATCTGTAGATTGGTATAAGTACGAAAACAACCTGCCAACAGAAAAACGAAATACAGTTGAGTTTACAGATGTTTCGCTATCTAAAAGAGCACCAGAAGCAACAATATTTAAAATGCCAGAAGGTGCAAATATTGTACAATGA
- a CDS encoding choice-of-anchor L domain-containing protein, with amino-acid sequence MKKLLLTVSFCFFLLNAFSQIANQPSDLVVCDDDNDGFAEFDLTILNAQIIGSQTNVIITYHETLADAESGVNAIPSLYTNISNPQTIFARVEGSTGNYDTTSFDLIVNPTPIAIQPTPLEFCDDNGDENTVFDLTVKDSEITGGNVTWAVTYYETLDDAVAQFNAIQNPTQYTNTFNPQAIYVVVTDTDTGCYSITTFDLIVNPTPFANQPNPLQLCDDDNDGFESFVLEDVLAQVLDNQIGVTASFHETLVDAESGINALLSPYTNTSNPQTIFVRLEDDVTGCYNTTSFDLILDTNCNTEEVITMQNGTFSACSGIFTDSGGLDENYSNDENYTITFCPDVDGDLIGLNFTYFTSQLSADSLSIYDGDSTNANLIGIFSGLNTPGEVIASEINASGCLTVTFISNVSGNTNGWMADVNCFQSCQDITPSIDSTVPEANENGVIIASNIEEVTFSAGATFSDNGTGAIFNWDFGDGNTATGESAMHTFTVPGTYDVTLTVQDNNPIGCEESMIIPVEILDNIVSINNANDPESYLSLEELIFNVFTSEDASVNIFSSQVNGNPTDLETKNYGYFNREGAQNFPFEEGIVLSTGVAYQGGNTTVTSLVSNDIGQPGDIDLENALNITNTNDAAFIKFNFIPRGDQISFRYLLASEEYDGSSECFFSDSFAFLLREVGTTEYTNLAVLPDGTPVNVTNVNNAQNCASNTEYFEGYSIGDTNYNGRTAVLTASASVIPNTEYEIKLVVADQSDSIWDTAIFLEGDSFNLGNIGLINVSAFNDFNNNGTIDIDETAFTNGSFTYEKNNDGIVSVVNTSTGSFTIASTDENDIYNISFLVNEDSSSCYTQSLSSIEDVGVLFGEVANIDFPVVDNLACEDLAVYLVNPFAPPRPGFEHTNLLIIENLLGGDIANGSIEFTLDENLEINSTTLSNPNMSITTTASGFTLDFVDFTAGSSETVEITLQTPVTVALDEIVTNSASYITDTNDTVANNNTSTLTEVVVGSYDPNDKMEAHGPEIVYDEFVTSDQWLYYTIRFQNLGTAEAIFVRIEDELNAQLDESTFQMLRSSHDYVITRTGKDLEWYFDNINLPAEQDDAAGSIGFVYFRIRPQPGYALGDIIPNTAAIYFDFNAPVITNTFNTTFVEPLSINDFEGVEISVFPNPAKDKVKVTLSQNVLNSTTVSLVDIQGKMINIPNKEFNNTVELDVSTLNSGLYFIQLRSGNNTITEKLIVE; translated from the coding sequence ATGAAAAAATTATTACTCACGGTTTCTTTTTGCTTCTTTTTATTAAATGCATTTTCTCAAATTGCTAATCAACCATCGGACTTAGTTGTTTGTGATGATGACAATGATGGGTTTGCAGAGTTTGATTTAACAATTTTGAATGCGCAAATTATTGGAAGTCAGACAAATGTGATAATAACATATCATGAGACTTTAGCGGATGCAGAAAGTGGAGTAAATGCTATTCCGTCATTATATACTAATATATCTAACCCACAAACCATATTCGCAAGGGTAGAAGGTTCAACAGGAAATTATGACACCACGTCTTTTGATTTAATTGTGAATCCAACTCCTATAGCTATACAACCAACACCTCTTGAATTTTGTGATGATAATGGTGATGAAAATACTGTTTTTGATTTAACAGTAAAAGATAGTGAAATAACGGGAGGCAATGTCACTTGGGCAGTAACTTATTATGAGACTCTAGACGATGCTGTTGCACAATTTAATGCAATACAAAACCCAACACAATACACAAACACCTTTAATCCGCAGGCGATTTATGTTGTAGTAACTGATACAGATACAGGGTGTTATAGTATAACTACTTTTGATTTAATTGTAAATCCAACACCATTTGCCAACCAACCAAACCCTCTTCAATTGTGTGATGACGATAATGACGGATTCGAATCGTTTGTATTAGAAGATGTGTTGGCACAGGTTTTAGATAATCAAATAGGTGTTACAGCATCGTTTCATGAAACTTTAGTTGATGCCGAGAGTGGTATAAATGCTCTTCTTTCACCTTATACAAATACATCAAATCCACAGACGATTTTTGTAAGATTGGAAGATGATGTTACAGGTTGTTATAACACAACTTCTTTTGATTTAATTTTGGATACAAACTGTAATACAGAAGAAGTTATTACAATGCAAAATGGCACTTTTAGCGCTTGTAGTGGCATTTTTACAGATTCAGGTGGTTTAGATGAAAATTATTCTAATGATGAAAATTACACCATTACATTTTGTCCTGATGTAGATGGTGATCTTATAGGATTAAATTTTACATATTTCACCTCACAATTAAGTGCAGATTCGTTATCAATATATGATGGAGATAGCACGAATGCTAATTTAATAGGCATATTTTCTGGCCTAAATACTCCAGGAGAAGTGATAGCTTCAGAAATTAATGCTAGTGGATGTTTAACGGTTACTTTTATTTCAAATGTATCTGGAAACACGAATGGCTGGATGGCTGATGTTAATTGTTTTCAATCTTGCCAAGATATCACTCCTTCAATTGATAGTACTGTTCCAGAAGCCAATGAAAACGGAGTTATAATAGCTTCAAATATTGAAGAAGTTACTTTTAGCGCTGGTGCGACGTTTTCAGATAACGGAACAGGTGCTATCTTTAATTGGGATTTTGGAGATGGCAATACAGCTACAGGAGAAAGTGCGATGCATACATTTACAGTTCCTGGCACATATGATGTTACGCTAACTGTACAAGACAATAACCCTATAGGATGTGAAGAAAGTATGATAATTCCGGTTGAGATATTGGACAATATAGTATCTATTAATAACGCTAATGATCCTGAATCTTATTTGTCATTAGAAGAGCTAATCTTTAACGTTTTTACATCAGAGGATGCTTCTGTAAACATTTTTTCTTCTCAGGTAAACGGAAACCCTACAGATCTAGAGACAAAAAACTACGGTTATTTCAATAGAGAAGGCGCTCAGAATTTTCCATTTGAAGAAGGGATAGTTTTATCTACGGGAGTTGCCTATCAAGGCGGTAATACTACCGTTACTAGTTTAGTAAGTAATGATATTGGTCAGCCAGGTGATATAGATTTAGAAAACGCTCTTAATATTACCAATACTAACGATGCAGCGTTTATTAAATTCAACTTCATACCAAGAGGAGACCAGATTAGCTTTAGGTATTTATTAGCTTCTGAAGAATACGACGGTAGTTCGGAGTGTTTTTTCTCAGATAGTTTTGCTTTCTTATTAAGAGAGGTAGGTACTACTGAATATACAAATTTAGCAGTATTACCGGACGGAACACCAGTAAATGTTACTAATGTTAATAATGCTCAAAATTGTGCGAGCAATACAGAATATTTTGAAGGCTATAGTATTGGAGATACTAATTACAATGGTAGAACAGCTGTTTTAACAGCATCAGCTTCTGTAATACCAAATACTGAGTACGAAATAAAACTAGTTGTAGCTGACCAAAGTGATAGCATTTGGGATACCGCAATTTTTTTAGAAGGCGATAGTTTTAATTTGGGTAATATTGGACTAATTAATGTTAGTGCTTTTAATGACTTTAACAATAATGGCACAATTGATATTGACGAAACAGCTTTTACAAATGGATCTTTTACCTACGAAAAAAATAACGATGGTATTGTAAGCGTGGTTAATACATCAACAGGAAGTTTTACAATAGCTAGTACAGATGAAAATGATATTTATAACATTTCATTTTTAGTAAATGAAGATTCTTCAAGTTGTTATACACAAAGTCTATCTTCTATTGAAGATGTTGGAGTTTTATTTGGTGAAGTTGCTAATATAGATTTTCCTGTGGTAGACAATCTAGCTTGCGAAGACTTAGCTGTGTATTTAGTCAACCCTTTTGCACCACCACGTCCTGGTTTTGAGCATACCAATTTGTTGATTATTGAGAATCTACTCGGTGGAGATATTGCCAATGGCTCAATTGAATTTACTTTAGATGAAAACTTGGAAATTAACTCGACTACGCTAAGTAACCCTAACATGTCCATCACAACAACGGCTTCTGGCTTTACATTAGACTTTGTAGATTTTACAGCTGGTTCTAGTGAAACAGTAGAAATAACTTTACAGACACCTGTAACTGTAGCTTTAGACGAGATCGTTACTAATTCTGCTTCTTATATAACAGATACTAACGATACGGTTGCAAATAATAATACCTCAACTTTAACCGAAGTAGTGGTCGGTTCTTACGATCCTAATGATAAAATGGAAGCTCATGGACCAGAGATTGTATATGATGAATTTGTAACTAGTGATCAGTGGTTGTATTATACTATTCGTTTTCAGAATTTAGGTACAGCCGAAGCTATTTTTGTAAGAATAGAAGATGAACTAAATGCTCAACTAGATGAATCAACATTTCAGATGTTGCGTTCCAGTCATGACTATGTAATAACGAGAACAGGTAAGGACTTAGAATGGTATTTTGATAATATTAATTTACCAGCAGAGCAAGATGATGCAGCAGGTAGTATCGGTTTTGTGTACTTTAGAATAAGGCCACAGCCAGGATATGCGCTTGGTGATATTATACCGAATACCGCAGCCATTTATTTTGATTTCAATGCACCTGTAATTACAAATACATTCAATACAACTTTTGTTGAGCCACTTTCTATCAATGATTTTGAAGGTGTAGAGATTAGTGTTTTCCCAAACCCAGCAAAAGACAAAGTAAAGGTTACATTAAGTCAAAATGTTTTAAATTCAACGACGGTATCTTTGGTAGACATTCAAGGTAAGATGATTAATATTCCGAATAAGGAATTTAATAATACTGTAGAATTAGATGTATCTACCTTAAATTCAGGATTGTATTTTATTCAACTAAGAAGTGGAAATAACACCATTACTGAAAAGTTGATTGTTGAATAA
- a CDS encoding amidohydrolase family protein has protein sequence MKTLKSINIVLLMLCVTFNFAQQTPAPQQTKDFAIVGATAHIGNGDVIENSIIVVSNGKITTIGPETSTPLTRQAMDIIDAKGKHVYPGFIVSNGTLGLVEVDAVKASNDLSEMGTFNPNVRSIIAYNAESKVVESMRPNGVLLGQVVPRGGRITGTSSIVQYDAWNWEDASIKTDDGIHINWPSSFSRGRWWLGEDPGLKPNKNYSTQVKELSDYFAEAKAYNTGSKKDKHLPYEAMSGLFDGSKHLYINADDAKSITDAVNFAKNQGIEKLTIVGGYQASDVADVLKQNNVSVMLRRVHSLPELEDHDYDYTFKQAKALVDAGVLVSLETSGQMERMNSRNLPFYAGTTVAHGLTKEQALQLITLNAAKIMGIDDLYGSLEVGKSATLFISEGDALDMRTNKLTHAFIDGRNISLETHQTKLWKRYSEKYKNQEN, from the coding sequence ATGAAAACATTAAAATCTATAAATATTGTTCTTTTAATGCTGTGTGTTACTTTCAATTTTGCACAGCAAACACCTGCACCACAACAAACTAAGGATTTTGCTATTGTTGGTGCAACAGCACATATTGGCAACGGAGATGTTATTGAAAATAGTATCATTGTAGTAAGCAATGGTAAAATAACAACGATTGGTCCTGAAACTTCTACTCCACTTACAAGACAGGCTATGGATATCATTGACGCCAAAGGCAAACACGTGTATCCTGGATTTATAGTATCTAACGGAACCTTAGGTTTGGTTGAAGTCGATGCCGTAAAAGCCTCTAACGATCTTTCTGAAATGGGTACTTTTAATCCTAATGTTCGTAGCATTATTGCTTATAATGCCGAGTCTAAAGTAGTAGAATCTATGCGACCTAATGGTGTTTTACTAGGTCAAGTAGTGCCTCGAGGTGGACGTATTACAGGAACCTCATCTATTGTACAATACGATGCATGGAACTGGGAAGATGCATCTATTAAAACAGACGATGGTATTCATATTAACTGGCCTAGTAGCTTTAGTCGTGGTCGTTGGTGGCTGGGTGAAGATCCTGGATTAAAACCAAACAAAAATTATAGCACTCAGGTTAAAGAATTATCAGATTATTTTGCCGAAGCTAAGGCTTACAATACAGGCAGTAAAAAAGACAAACACTTGCCATATGAAGCAATGTCTGGTCTGTTTGATGGTTCTAAACATTTATATATTAATGCAGATGATGCTAAAAGTATTACGGACGCTGTAAACTTTGCAAAAAATCAAGGTATAGAAAAGCTAACTATTGTTGGTGGCTACCAAGCTAGCGATGTGGCTGATGTTTTAAAACAAAATAATGTATCAGTAATGTTAAGACGTGTACATTCATTACCAGAATTAGAAGACCATGATTATGATTACACCTTTAAACAAGCTAAAGCATTAGTGGATGCAGGTGTATTGGTCTCTCTAGAAACTAGCGGACAAATGGAACGTATGAACTCTAGAAATTTACCATTTTACGCAGGCACAACAGTTGCTCACGGATTAACGAAAGAGCAAGCGCTTCAATTAATAACATTAAATGCGGCCAAAATAATGGGTATTGACGATCTATATGGAAGCTTAGAAGTTGGTAAAAGCGCAACTCTTTTTATTAGCGAAGGTGATGCTTTAGATATGCGAACTAATAAGTTGACACATGCTTTTATTGATGGTAGAAACATAAGTTTAGAAACACATCAAACAAAGCTTTGGAAACGTTATTCTGAAAAATATAAGAATCAGGAAAACTAG